A region of Neovison vison isolate M4711 chromosome 7, ASM_NN_V1, whole genome shotgun sequence DNA encodes the following proteins:
- the LOC122914073 gene encoding cytochrome c oxidase subunit 6C-like, with the protein MRPQLQCLPAKHLQFHNVGAFTVTWGIVAFYKFAVAKLRKKAYAYFYRNYDSMKDFEEMKKAGIFQSAK; encoded by the coding sequence ATGAGACCTCAGTTGCAATGCCTTCCTGCCAAGCATCTGCAATTTCATAATGTTGGAGCATTCACTGTAACCTGGGGCATTGTGGCTTTCTATAAGTTTGCTGTGGCCAAACTAAGAAAGAAGGCATATGCATATTTCTACAGAAATTATGATTCCATGAAAGATTTTGAGGAGATGAAGAAGGCTGGTATCTTTCAGAGTGCAAAGTAA